The Homoserinimonas aerilata nucleotide sequence CGCTCGCCGCGCTCGCCCACGAGGACGACTACCGGCAGCAACTCGACGAGATCATCGCCAGGCGCGAACAGATCACGGATGCGCTCATCGCGCAGGGCTGGAAGGTGCCGCGCTCACACGGCAACTTCGTCTGGCTCCCGACAGGAGATTTCACGACCGCAGCAGCAGAGCTCTTCATGGAACGCGGCATCGTCGCCCGGGCGCTCGGGGAGGGCATCCGGATCTCCATCGGAGAGGCAGAATCTGTCGATACACTCCTAAAGGCTGCGGCAGAGGTTGTCGCCAAGCTACCGTCAGCCGCCCAGTAGGCCCGGTTAGATTGGAAAGTCGGCGATGCCGGATGCGACCCCTCGGGGGCGCAGCACGCCCGGTGAACCCGCCGCGGCGGCAGGACCAACGACCCGAAGGACAGCGGAGGTCACCCCTGTGACAGATAGCCCGACGACCGTACAGTTGCTCGACGCCAACGGCGTGCTCTCCACGGAAGGCGTCGCCGCCGACTACCTGAAGTATGTCGACGCGCTCAGCGATGACCAGCTCAGGACGTTCCACCGCGACATGGTCGTGGTGCGCCGCTTCGACCGCGAGGCGACCAATCTGCAGAAGCAGGGCGAGATGGGTCTGTGGGTCCCGAGCGTCGGCCAGGAGGCGGCTCAGGTCGGCTCGGCCTACGCGACCCGCGCACAGGACCACATCTTTCCCGCCTACCGTGAGCACGCCGTCGGCATGATCCGCGGCCTCGACCTGATCCACATCATCGAGTTGCTGCGCGGCAACACGCACGGCGGCTGGAACCCCGCGGAGACCGGCAACTTCCACCTGTACACCCTCGTCATCGGCTCGCACACGCTGCACGCGACCGGCTATGCCATGGGCATCCAGCTCGATGGGCGCGCCGGCACGGGCAACCCCTCCTCCGACGAGGCCGTCGTCGTCTACTTCGGCGACGGCGCCACCTCGCAGGGTGACGTCAGCGAGGCCTTCGTCTTCGCGGCCAGCTACCAGACCCCGCAGGTGTTCTTCCTGCAGAACAACCACTGGGCGATCTCGGTCCCCGTCGAGGTCCAGTCGCGCACGCCGCTCTACCTGCGCTCGGAGGGCTTCGGCATCCCCAGCGTTCAGATCGACGGCAACGACGTGCTCGCCAGTTTCGCCGTCACCGCCAAGCTCCTCGACGACGCCCGCGCCGGCCGCGGGCCGCAGCTCGTCGAAGCACTCACGTACCGCATCGGAGCGCACACCTCCTCCGACGACCCCACCAAGTACCGCAGCGATGAAGAGCTGCAGTCGTGGGTGGCCCGTGATCCGATTGCACGTTTCGAGGCATACCTGCGCTCGCGCGGGGAGTCCCAGCAGTTCTTCGACGATGTCGCGACCGAGGCGGAGGACTTCGCCGCGGACATTCGCCGCCGCACGCTCGAGCTCGCAAAGCCCTCCACCGACAAGATCTTCGACCACGTCTACTCGGAGGAGCATCCGGTGATCACGGAGCAGAAGAGATGGCTGGCCGACTACGAGGCATCGTTCGGAGGCGGCGCATGAGCGGGCAGTTCGAGGAGATGCCCCTCGCGAAGGCCCTCAACGCGGGCCTGCGCAAGGCGATGGAGGATGACAAGAAGGTCATCCTCATGGGCGAGGACATCGGCCCGCTCGGCGGCGTGTTCCGCGTCACCGAGCACCTGCAGCGCGACTTCGGCAAGCAGCGCGTAATGGACACCCCCCTCGCAGAGTCCGGCATCATCGGCACCGCGATCGGCCTGGCCATGCGCGGCTACCGCCCCGTCTGCGAGATCCAGTTCGACGGCTTCATCTTTCCCGGCTTCGACCAGATCACGACGCAGCTGGCGAAGATGACCAACCGGCATGAGGGGCAGGTGCGGATGCCTGTGGTCATCCGGGTTCCCTACGGCGGTCACATCGGCGCGGTCGAGCACCACCAGGAGAGCCCTGAGGCGTACTTCGCGCACACCCCCGGTCTGCGCCTGGTGAGCCCCAGCACGCCGCACGACGCCTACTGGATGATCCAGGAGGCCGTCGCCTCGAACGACCCGGTCATGTTCTTCGAGCCGAAGAGCCGCTACTGGCACAAGGGCCCCGTCGATCTCTCCGGCAACGGCGCAGAGCTGCACGCCACCAAGGTCGTGCGCACCGGTGACGACGTGACCGTGCTCGGGCACGGCGCCATGGTGAACGTGCTGATGCAGGCGGCCGAGATCGCCGCCGGCGAAGGACGCAGCGTCGAGGTCATCGACCTGCGCTCACTGTCGCCGGTTGACTACGACCCCATCGTCGAGTCGGTGCGCAAGACCGGTCGTCTCGTGATCGCTTCGGAGGCTCCCGGTTTCGTCGGCATCCCCTCCGAGATCGCGGCGACCGTCACCGAGCGTGCCTTCTACTCACTCGAGGCGCCCGTTCTGCGGGTTTCGAGCTTTGATGCGCCGTTCCCTCCTGCGAAGCTGGAGACGACGTACCTCCCCGACGCCGACCGCGTGCTCGAGGCGGTCGACAGGGCTCTCGCGTACTGACGCGGGCCACAACAGACAAGGACACAGCATGAGCGCATCCGAATTCCTGCTGCCGGACGTCGGCGAGGGGCTCACCGAGGCCGAGATCGTGTCGTGGAAGGTCAAGGCGGGCGACCAGGTCACCGTCAACCAGACCCTCGTCGAGATCGAGACGGCCAAGTCGATCGTCGAACTGCCGTCGCCGTTCACGGGTGTCGTCACCGCCGTGCTCGTCGAGGAGGGCGCGACGGTCGACGTCGGCACCCCCATCATCTCCGTCTCCACGGGTGCCGAGCCGGTGGATGCTCCCGCGCCGGCCCGCGGGCCCGCCGACGATGTGGTCGCCGACACGGCAGACACCATCTCCCCCGAAGATCAGGGGCCGGATGCCACGAAGGCCGACGACAAGCCGGGCGCGGTTCTCGTCGGCTACGGACTGAAGGGGCAGGTGGCCTCGCGCCGAGGCGCCCGGGCCGCCGCCATGCCGACCATCGACCCTGCCGGGCTTCGCCTCGATCGCGTGCCCGCGGCATCCGCATCGTCTGTCATCGCGAAGCCGCCGATCCGCAAGCTTGCGAAGGACCTCGGCGTCGACCTGAGCCAGGTGAACCCGAGCGGTCTCGCGGGCGAGATCCTGCGCGAGGACGTCGTTCGGGGGGCCTCGCAGGCGAGCGTGTTCCGCAACATCGAGACGCCGGCGTGGGGCGTCGATCGTGAGGAGTACATCCCGGTCAAGGGAGTGCGCAAGGCGATCGCGACGGGCATGGTCAAGAGCGCCTTCACGGCACCACACGTGGGTGTCTTCGTCGACGTGGATGCGACGCGCACGATGGAGTTCGTGAAGCGGCTGAAGAACTCGACCGACTTCGCGGGCGTGAAGGTCTCGCCGATGCTCGTCATGGCGAAGGCCATGATCTGGGCGGTGCGGCGCAACCCCACCGTGAACTCCACGTGGACGGATGAGCAGATCGTCGTGCACCACTACGTGAACTTCGGCTTCGCCGCGGCGACACCGCGCGGGCTCGTCGTGCCGAACATCAAGGATGCGCAGGAGTTGTCGCTGCGCGAACTCGCGCAGGCGATCGAGCAGATGACGAACGTTGCGCGCGACGGCAAACTGCAGCCGGCCGACATGTCGAACGGCACCATCACGGTCACCAACATCGGCGTCTTCGGGATGGACACGGGAACCCCCATCCTGAACCCCGGCGAGGTCGGCATCGTCGCGCTCGGCACGATCAAGCAGAAGCCGTGGGTGGTCGACGGTGAGGTTCGGCCGCGATTCGTGACGACGCTGGGCGCGAGCTTCGACCACCGCGTGGTCGACGGCGATGTCGCCAGCCGCTTCCTGGCCGATGTTGCGAGCATCATCGAGGAGCCGGCGCTGTTGCTCGACTGAGTGGGATGTGCGCGAGTGGCCATTTTGACAATGGTTATCAATAGCGTTTAGGGTTGTGATCCGGGCCGAACGCGCCCGAATCCCTGAACTAGAACAGGTCACTCCGTGACGAAACAGCACCGCTCCCTTTCAATCCTCGCGCTCGTCTCCGCGGCCGCACTCGCCCTCACCGGCTGCGCGGCATCCGCCGAACCCGACGACGGCAGGCTCAGCATCGTCGCCTCCACGAACGTCTACGGCGACATCGCCTCCGCCGTGGCCGGCGATCTGGCAAGCGTGACGAGCATCATCGACAGCGCCGCGCAGGACCCGCACAGCTACGAGGCGACAGTGCAGGACCAGCTCGCCCTCTCGCGTGCCGACATCGTCATCGAGAACGGCGGAGGCTACGACCCCTTCGTCGACACCATGCTCTCGTCGGTCGACAGCAGCGGAATCGTCGTGATCTCGGCATCCGAGGTCTCCGGCCTGATGCCCGGTGCTGAGGACAACCACGCGGAGGACGACCACGCCGCGGATGACCACGATCATGCCGACGACGCGCATGCCGACGATCACGCCGGCCACGATCACGTCGCGGGCTTCAACGAGCACGTCTGGTACAGCTTCGAGGCCATGGACCGGCTTGCCCACGAACTCGCGCATGAGCTCGGCGCGCTCGACGCCGCAAACGCGGCAGCCTACGAGACGAACTACGAGTCGTTCTCGGCGCAGTTGCAGTCGCTCACGGACGAGGCCGAGGCGCTCCATTCGCAGCACGCGGGTGAGGGCGTCGCGATCACCGAGCCCGTGCCGCTGTACCTGTTCGAGGCGATCGGCCTCGTCAATCACACTCCGGATGCCTTCAGCGAGGCCGTCGAGGAGGGCAGCGAGGTCTCCCCCAGCGTGCTCCTGGCGACCATCGCGGAGGTCGAGGGCGGCGAGGTGAGGCTGCTCGCCTACAACGAGCAGACCGCGGGCGCCGAGACCGAGAGGCTTCTGGATGCCGCCACGCAGGCCGGCATCGCGGTGATCGCCCTCACGGAGACACTGCCGGAGGGATCCGGTTACATCGACTGGATGAGCGACAATCTCGCGGCCATCGCGGGGGCACTCGCCTGAGCGACCGGACTATCGTTGAGGGTCGCCGGAATGCCGGCGGCCCTCACCCGTTGAAGATGAAGACAATGAGCGAAACGACAGGCGAACACGCCTCCGCACCCTTGGCCGCGACGGCCGACCCTGTGCTGCGGATGCGATCGGCGACCCTGAGGTTCGGCGATCGGGTGCTCTGGAACAGGCTCAACCTCGATGTCAGGCCCGGCGAGTTCATCGCCGTCCTCGGCCCCAACGGCACCGGAAAGACGAGCCTGCTCAAGGCCATCCTCGGCCAACAGTCGCTCAGCTCCGGCACCTTGGAACTCCTCGGCCGGCCGGTGGGACGCGGCAGCCGCCAGATCGGCTACATCCCGCAGCAGAAGCTCATCGAGCAGGGCACCCCGTTGCGCGCCCGCGACCTCGTCACGCTCGGCATCACCGGCCACCGTTGGGGGCTTCCCGTCTCCTCCCCCGCCGTGCGCCGTCGCGTCGACGAGGTGCTCGAGAGTGTCGGCGCCACCTCTTTCGCGGGTGCGCCCGTCGCGAGCCTCTCCGGCGGTGAGCAGCAGCGCATCCGTGTCGGCCAGGCCATCGCCGACAGCCCGAAGCTGCTGCTCTGTGACGAGCCGCTCATCTCGCTCGACCTCAACCATCAGCATGTCGTGAGCGAACTCATCGACGAACGGCGCAAGGCCCTGCGCACGGCCGTGCTCTTCGTCACGCACGATGTGAACCCCATCCTCGACAAGGTCGACCGGGTGCTCTATCTGGCGGGCGGCAACTTCAGGATCGGCACGCCGGAGGAGGTGCTGCGCTCCGAGGTGCTGTCGTACATGTACGGCACGCCCGTCGAGGTCATCCGCACCCGCGGCCGCGTCGCCGTGCTGGGCGCCCCCGAGGGCTACGGGGTGCACGATCACCTTGAGCACCACGTCGACGACGGGTGGCACCGATGATGGCGCAGCTCAGCGACGTCATGACGGCGCTCTTCGACTTCACCGACTACGGCGATCTGCTGTACCTGGTGCGCAACTCGCTCATCGCGGGCGCCATCCTCGGCATCGTCGGCGGCCTCATCGGCCCCTTCGTCATGAGCCGCGATCTGGCCTTCGCGGTGCACGGCATCAGCGAGCTGTCGTTCGCGGGGGCCGCCGCGGCCCTACTCCTGGGTGTGAATGTCGTCGCCGGCTCGATCGGTGGCTCGCTCATCGCCGCGGTGCTCATCGGGCTGCTCGGCACGCGCGCCCGCGAACGCAACTCCATCATCGGCGTTCTGATGCCCTTCGGCCTGGGTCTCGGCATCCTGTTCCTCTCCCTCTATGAGGGGCGCACGGCCAACAAGTTCGGCCTGCTCACGGGACAGATCGTCTCGGTCGACAACCCGCAACTGGTGCTCATGCTCGTGATCTCGGCGATCGTGGTCACCGGTCTGCTCGTGATCTGGCGCCCGCTCATCTTCGCGAGCGTCGACCCGGATGTCGCGCGCGCCAGGGCGGTACCCGTCACGGGCCTCTCCATGGCATTCATGGTGCTGCTGGGTCTCGCGACGGCCATCAGCATCCAGATTGTCGGCGCACTTCTCGTGATGGCGCTGCTCGTCACGCCCGCGGCCGCGGCCATGCGCGTGACCTCCTCGCCCGTGAAGACGCCGCTGCTGAGCGTGCTGTTCGCCGTCGTCTCCGTCGTGGGCGGCATCATGCTGTCGCTCGGCGGGGCGCTGCCGATCAGCCCGTTCGTCACAACCATCTCGTTCCTCATCTACATCGTGTGCCGTGTGATCGGCTGGTACCGTGAGCGCAACGGACTGGATGCGAGGAGACAGGCGGCGTCGAGCCCCCAGGTGATGCTGTGATGAGTGCGGATGTGAAGAAGCGGAACACGTGGCAGCGCGAGGCCGTGCGCGAGGCGCTCGCCCGCAACGACGGTTTCGTCAGTGCGCAGACCCTGTTCTCGTCGCTGCGCGACGGCGGCAGCACGATCGGCCTCGCGACGGTGTACCGCGCGCTCGCCGACCTGGCTTCGGGCGGCGAGGCCGACACGCTGCAGCAGGAGGGCGAGAGCCTGTTCCGGGCGTGCTCGCTGAGCGGCCACCACCACCACCTGATCTGTCGCAACTGCGGAACCACGGTCGAGATCCAGGCGGATGCTGTGGAGCGGTGGGCGCACGAGGTCGCGGCCGAGCACGGTTTCACCCGGGCGGAGCACGTCGTCGACGTCTTCGGGCTGTGCGCGGCCTGCTCTGCGCAGCTCCCAGCTTGAGAAACAGGCAGACAGCCCGTACTATTTACAGGTTGGGCGTTCTGCCCACATGTGCGCACAATCATCCACTGGCAATATCCGGGTGAGTGGTGCGCGCCGACAAGAGATCTTGGGTAGGGCAGACCGCCCTACGGTATCGAGAAGAGGGTGACCATGGCAGCAACCTGCCAGGTGACCGGAGCCATTCCCGGCTTCGGACACAACATTTCACATTCGCACCGCCGCACGAAGCGCCGCTTCGACCCGAACGTGCAGAAGAAGACCTACTACGTGCCGTCGCTTCGCCGCAACGTCACGCTGCAGCTGAGCGCCAAGGGCATCAAGGTCATTGACGCCCGTGGCATCGAGTCGGTCGTCAAGGACCTGCTCGCACGTGGGGAGAAGATCTAGTGGCCAAGGCACAGGACGTTCGTCCGATCATCAAGCTCCGCTCCACCGCGGGCACCGGGTACACCTACGTGACCCGCAAGAACCGCCGCAACAACCCTGACCGCCTCGTGCTGAAGAAGTATGACCCCGTCATCCGCCAGCACGTCGAATTCCGCGAGGAGCGCTAACCATGGCGAAGAAGAGCATGATTGCCAAGAACGAGCAGCGCAAGGTCATCGTGGCGCGTTACGCCGCGAAGCGCCTTGAGCTGAAGAAGGCGCTCGTCGACCCCGCCTCGACGGACGAGCAGCGCGAGGCCGCCCGCCTGGGCCTGCAGAAGCTTCCCCGCAACGCATCGCCGGTCCGCGTTCGCGGCCGCGACTCGATCGATGGGCGCCCCCGCGGCTTCCTCAGCGAGTTCGGTGTTTCGCGTGTTCGCTTCCGCGACATGGCTCACCGGGGCGAATTGCCCGGAATTACCAAGTCAAGCTGGTAAATTCGAGCTAAATGTGAGGCTGACTACTGCTAGCCTCCATACGTTCAACTGCCAACCGATCGACATTCCGGGTCATTCTCACGAATGGTCAGGTTTGAACTGCAGAGCATAACGTCCGAGGAGGACTTCACATGGCTGACAAGTCACTAAACCGTACCGAGCTCGTCGCGGCTGTTGCCGCAGCATCCGGCCAGAGCCAGGCTGCTGTCAACTCGACGCTCGACGCGTTCTTCAACACCGTTGCGACCGAGGTCGGCAAGGGCACGAAGATCTCCATCCCCGGATGGCTTTCGTTCGAGCGCACCTTCCGTGCCGCTCGTGCCGGCCGCAACCCCTCCACCGGTGAGGCCATCGAGATCAAGGCCGGCCACAGTGTCAAGGTCAGCGCCGGCAGCAAGCTGAAGGCAGCCGCGAAGTAGTATTCGCTTCACGCACCGCAAGGGGCGCCACCCGTCAGGGGTGGCGCCCCTTCGCGTTTCACGGACGCGTCAGTGATGGCAGGGTGAGGATCTCGGCGCCGTCGTCGGTGATGGCGATCGTGTGCTCGCTGTGAGCTGTGCGGCATCCGGTCACGCTCCGAAGCGTCCACCCGTCGGCATCGGTCACGAGTTCGTCGGTGTCGGCCATCACCCAGGGCTCCAGGGCGAGCAGCAGCCCCGGGCGCAGCTGGTATCCGCGGCCGGGCCGGCCGGTGTTCGAGACGTGCGGGTCCTGGTGCATCGTCGCTCCGATGCCGTGACCCCCGAACTCGACGTTGATCGGGTAGCCCGCCTCGCTGAGCACCGAGCCGATGGCGTGTGAGATGTCGCCGATGCGGGCCCCGGGCGCGGCGGCGGCGATTCCCGCGCTCAGTGCGCGCTCGGTCGCGCCGATCATCGCCAGGCTCTCCGCAGGCTGTGAGGCGCCGACGACGAAGCTGATGGCGGAGTCGGCGGCGATTCCGTCGAGGAGTACGGCGAGATCCAGCGTCAGCAGGTCTCCGTCGGCGAGCGTGTAGTCGTGCGGTAGGCCGTGGAGCACAGCGTCATTGACGGCCGTGCAGATGTAGTGGCCGAACGGCCCGCGCCCGAAGGAGGGCGCATAGTCGACGTAGCAGGACACGGCGCCAGCGTCGATGATCATGGCCTTGGCCCAGCGGTCGATGTCCAGAAGGTTCGTGCCGACCGTGATGCGACCCTTCAGCGTGTGCAGGATGTCTGCGACCAAGGTGCCTGTCGCGCGGGCGCGCACCAACTCGGCGGGGTTGAGGATCTCGATCATGCGGCGCCCTTCAGTGAAGCAATCGTCATCCGGGCATCAGTGTGCCGCCGCGGATCTACAGTCTGAGCCCCCACACACAACGGCGGCTGGTCTCAAGCGTATAAGGGCAGCGTGGCGAGCCCGGCACGCAACCACTGAAAGCCATCAGCGACCGCGCGGGCGCACAGCCGCGCTCGCCTAGGCTTGAGGGGTGACCAGGCTCGTACGCATCGCCGGTCCAGCGCTCCTGCTGGCCGTCTCGTTCGCGGCACTCGTCGCGGCACTGCTGTACGGCGGAGGGGCGGATGCGCCGCAGTTCACCGACCCCGGCCCTGTCGTGCGCTTCGGCCTGCCGATCGCCAAACTGCTCGTCAACCTGGGCGCGGCGACCGCGATCGGTGCCCTCGTGCTCGCCAGCTTCGCGCTCGCGAGAGACGAGGACGCCTGGGGAGTCTCCATCGACATCGCGGCTGCCGGCGCGGCCGTCTGGGCCGTCGCATCCGCCGCCACAGCGTTCCTGACCTTCATGAACGTGTACCAGCAGCCCATCTCATCTGATCCGGCGTTCGGGCGCATCCTCGGCCAGTTCGTCACCGAGACGGAACTGGGCGTGTCCTGGTTGGTGACGATCCTCATCGCCGCGGCCGTGACCGCGCTCTGCTTCGCCGTGCGGCACCCCATCGCCGTCGCCTTCGTGACGGTGCTCGCCGTCGCGGGCCTCGTTCCGATGGCGACACAGGGGCACGCGGCAGGCACGGCCGGTCATGACGCCGCCGTCAACGCGCTCGGGCTGCACCTCGTCTTCGCCGCCGTCTGGCTGGGCGGCCTGATCGCGATCGTGCTGCTGCAGCGCACCCTCGACCGCGGGCGCATCGTCGAGGTCATCGAACGCTATTCGACGCTCGCGATCGTGTGCTTCGTGGTCGTCGCCATCTCCGGCTATGTGAGCGCGGCCCTGCGCATCGGCAGCCTCGACAGGCTGCTCACCGACTACGGCATCCTCGTCCTCGTCAAGGTTCTCGCCCTGCTCGCGCTCGGCTTCTTCGGCATGCTGCACCGCCGCTTCGTCATCGCCCGGATGCGCGTGGCCGGGCCGGGCAGGCGCGGCTACTTCTGGTGGCTGGTCGTCGCCGAGCTCGGCTTCATGGGGCTCGCCTCGGGCGTCGCTGCGGCGCTGGCCCGTACGGCGACGCCGGTGAAGGAGGAGGTCGTGGTCTTCACCCCGGCGACGATCCTCACGGGCGAACCGCTGCCCGCACCGCCGACGCCGATGTCGTTCCTCACCGAGTGGCGCTTCGACTCGCTGTGGACGCTCGTGGTCGTGTTCCTCGCCTTCTTCTATCTGGCCGGCGTGTGGCGGCTGCACCGGCGCGGCGACCGCTGGCCGGGCTTACGCACCGTGAGCTGGCTGGCCGGGCTCGTGCTGCTGTTCTATGTGACCAACGGCGCGCTGAACGTGTACGAGAAGTACCTGTTCAGCATGCACATGCTCGGCCACATGCTGCTGACGATGATGATCCCGGTGCTGCTGGTGCCGGGTGCGCCCGTGACGCTCATCTCGCGCGCGGTGCGCAAGCGCAACGACGGCAGCCGCGGCGTGCGGGAATGGGTGCTGTGGGCGGTGCATTCGCGCTACGCGGCCGTGCTGGCGAACCCGATCGTGGCGGCCGTGCTGTTCGCCGGCTCGCTCTGGGTCTTCTACTACTCGCCGCTCTTCCGCTGGGCGACGACCGAGCATCTGGGTCACCAGTGGATGATCGTGCACTTCCTGCTCACGGGCTACCTCTTCGTGCAGGCGCTCATCGGCGTCGACCCCGTCCCGTACCGCGCGCCGTACCCCCTGAGGTTGCTCCTGCTGCTCGGCACGATGGCGTTCCACGCCTTCTTCGGGCTCGGGCTCATGATGGGCCAGGGGCTGCTCCTGGCCGACTGGTACGGCGCCATGGGCTGGGGCACGGATGCTCTGGCAGACCAACAGGCGGGCGGCGGCATCGCCTGGAGCATCGGAGAGATCCCCACCATCATCCTGGCCATCAGTGTGGCCATATCGTGGTCGCGCAGCGACGCGAAACTCACGAAGAGACTGGACCGCAAGGCCGACCGCGACGGCGACTCCGACCTGCGCGCCTACAACGAGATGCTCGCGAAGCGGGCCGAGCACGACCTCGAGTGAGGCTCGCGAGTGGTCAGAACTCGCCCCCAAGCGCATCATCTTGGGGCGGATATCGACCACTCACGCGGCCCGCGCGGGCTGGGTGCGGTCGCTCAGCGCGGGGTGAAGGTAATGCCGCCGTCTGCGGTGAATGTGACCAGGTAGGAGACGGTGAAGGTGACGTCCTCGCTGAGGGTCGACACTGTGCCGTCGAACAGGGACATCACGTCGGCGGTGAGGCGCGCGCTCCCCGCGGCGGGCGGAACCAGCCACGTTCCACTCGTCTCGCCCGGCTCGATCGCCACGCTCGGGTAGGTGACCATCGACCATCCGGGCAGCCCCACGATGCGGTTGCTGATGGACTTGCCGAAGGGGCATCCGGTCGGCTGCAGCACCTGCTGGGTGGCGCAGTCGTCGAGATAGGAGGCGAGCTCCTCATCGACGGCGTCGACGAAGGCAGCACTGGCGCGCACCTCGAGCGTGAAGCGTTCGGTCGTGGCCGGCGAGCCCAACAGCAGGGTCGCGGGCTCGGCCTCGAGAAAATCGGAGCTGTACTCGAGCGTGTACGAGCCGGGCACGAGCACCTGAAAGCCGTTCGCCTGATCGGCCCCCTGCTCGGCGACGACGGTGACCCCGTTGACGTCGAACTCGACGGTGTTGTGTGGCACCACCTCGAGCACCCCGAGCGGCGAGGAGGCGAACTCCCACGACGAGAACACACCCAGATGCGGGCCCGTGTGGCGTACGGAGAAGGTGGTGGCGCCGCGGCTGCCGGCGGCGAGCACATATTCGACGGTGACGTTGTGCAGACCGTCGCCCTCGTCGACATCGGAGACGACCGAGGCATCCTGCAGCTGCCCCATGGCGTCGCGACGCAGCAGTGCGGGGCTCGCCTCGACCGTCGCGCCCTCGCCGACACCGGGCATCGCGAGGGCGGCGGCGACGTCGTGCCGTTCGAGCGCGCCCATGTACGAGGAGACGAAACCGGATGCGCTGAACACCGTGCTGTTGAGGGCGAGCACGGTGCCGAAGAAGCCCAGCAGCAGAACGGCGGCAGCGATCGCGAAGCCCACAGCGGGGGAGAGGGAGCGTGATGTTCGGGCGGCGGATGCGGGGGCGCCCGACTCCTCCTCACCGTGCGCCGAATCCATCCCGCCATCCTAAGCGGAGGCGCTGAACGACGGATGCCCGGCCCGCGCCCGGTAGATTGGTCGGGCACGATGACCACGGCAGGAGGGCGAGAGTGGAAGACATCACGCTCTCTGCGGAGCAGGCGGCCGTGTTCGAGGCGATCGAGACGACACGGGAGAACATCTTCGTCACCGGCCGCGCCGGCACCGGCAAATCGACGCTGCTGAACCACCTGTCGTGGAACACATCCAAGCAGGTCGTCATCTGCGCGCCCACGGGCGTCGCCGCGCTGAACGTGGGCGGGCAGACCATCCACTCGCTGTTCCGGCTGCCGATCGGCGTCATCGCCGACCACGGCATCGAACAGAATGCGGATGTTCGCAAGCTGCTGAACACGATCGACACGCTGGTCATCGACGAGGTCTCCATGGTGAACGCCGACCTCGTCGACGCCATAAACCGCAGCCTCCGCCAGGCCCGGCAGCGCCGCGAGGAACCGTTCGGCGGCGTGCAGGTGGTCATGTTCGGCGACCCGTACCAGCTGGCACCCGTGCCCGGCGACAGCGACGAGCGTGCCTACTTCGCCGACAACTACCGATCCATGTGGTTCTTCGACGCGAAGGTGTGGAACGACACCTCACTGCGCATCTTCGAGCT carries:
- the rpmG gene encoding 50S ribosomal protein L33, whose amino-acid sequence is MAKAQDVRPIIKLRSTAGTGYTYVTRKNRRNNPDRLVLKKYDPVIRQHVEFREER
- the rpsN gene encoding 30S ribosomal protein S14: MAKKSMIAKNEQRKVIVARYAAKRLELKKALVDPASTDEQREAARLGLQKLPRNASPVRVRGRDSIDGRPRGFLSEFGVSRVRFRDMAHRGELPGITKSSW
- a CDS encoding HU family DNA-binding protein — encoded protein: MADKSLNRTELVAAVAAASGQSQAAVNSTLDAFFNTVATEVGKGTKISIPGWLSFERTFRAARAGRNPSTGEAIEIKAGHSVKVSAGSKLKAAAK
- the map gene encoding type I methionyl aminopeptidase, which translates into the protein MIEILNPAELVRARATGTLVADILHTLKGRITVGTNLLDIDRWAKAMIIDAGAVSCYVDYAPSFGRGPFGHYICTAVNDAVLHGLPHDYTLADGDLLTLDLAVLLDGIAADSAISFVVGASQPAESLAMIGATERALSAGIAAAAPGARIGDISHAIGSVLSEAGYPINVEFGGHGIGATMHQDPHVSNTGRPGRGYQLRPGLLLALEPWVMADTDELVTDADGWTLRSVTGCRTAHSEHTIAITDDGAEILTLPSLTRP
- a CDS encoding cytochrome c oxidase assembly protein gives rise to the protein MTRLVRIAGPALLLAVSFAALVAALLYGGGADAPQFTDPGPVVRFGLPIAKLLVNLGAATAIGALVLASFALARDEDAWGVSIDIAAAGAAVWAVASAATAFLTFMNVYQQPISSDPAFGRILGQFVTETELGVSWLVTILIAAAVTALCFAVRHPIAVAFVTVLAVAGLVPMATQGHAAGTAGHDAAVNALGLHLVFAAVWLGGLIAIVLLQRTLDRGRIVEVIERYSTLAIVCFVVVAISGYVSAALRIGSLDRLLTDYGILVLVKVLALLALGFFGMLHRRFVIARMRVAGPGRRGYFWWLVVAELGFMGLASGVAAALARTATPVKEEVVVFTPATILTGEPLPAPPTPMSFLTEWRFDSLWTLVVVFLAFFYLAGVWRLHRRGDRWPGLRTVSWLAGLVLLFYVTNGALNVYEKYLFSMHMLGHMLLTMMIPVLLVPGAPVTLISRAVRKRNDGSRGVREWVLWAVHSRYAAVLANPIVAAVLFAGSLWVFYYSPLFRWATTEHLGHQWMIVHFLLTGYLFVQALIGVDPVPYRAPYPLRLLLLLGTMAFHAFFGLGLMMGQGLLLADWYGAMGWGTDALADQQAGGGIAWSIGEIPTIILAISVAISWSRSDAKLTKRLDRKADRDGDSDLRAYNEMLAKRAEHDLE